The following are encoded together in the Aerococcus mictus genome:
- a CDS encoding glutathione S-transferase C-terminal domain-containing protein has translation MTTVYAKDYDYPAESGRYQLVISQSCPFAQRTDIVRSLLGLEQVIGKSVTSPIKTDKIWDFSNQAGNKDAVLGVEYLSELYHNTDPDYDGPYSVPALVDLTTKKVVNQESLDIIKDFACRFKALGTGQVEDLYPQDQAQAIDQSFDWIGADLIGAPAKAHQANNQAEYEQYADQFFDRLTEIDQVLADQDYLVGDHLTLADVVLYTPLVRFDTTYYTAFQVNKYRLSDFPNLWSHLQKLHQIPAFQQSTNFQAIKEGTYLGKNGRDSFGKEILPQGPVLDMWEVK, from the coding sequence ATGACAACCGTTTATGCCAAAGATTATGATTATCCTGCTGAGAGTGGTCGCTATCAGTTAGTGATTTCCCAGTCTTGTCCCTTTGCCCAAAGAACCGATATTGTGCGCTCTTTGTTAGGATTGGAGCAAGTGATCGGAAAATCAGTCACCTCACCGATTAAGACAGATAAAATTTGGGACTTTTCCAACCAAGCAGGTAATAAAGATGCTGTCTTAGGAGTGGAATATTTAAGTGAGCTTTATCATAATACTGATCCCGATTATGATGGGCCTTATTCAGTGCCGGCCTTAGTTGACTTGACCACTAAAAAGGTGGTCAACCAAGAATCTTTAGATATTATCAAAGATTTTGCTTGTCGTTTTAAGGCCCTAGGGACGGGTCAAGTGGAGGACTTATATCCCCAAGACCAAGCCCAAGCAATTGACCAAAGCTTTGACTGGATTGGCGCTGATCTCATTGGAGCTCCAGCGAAGGCCCACCAAGCCAATAATCAGGCAGAATACGAACAATATGCCGACCAATTCTTTGACCGACTAACAGAAATCGACCAGGTCTTAGCTGACCAGGATTATTTAGTGGGCGACCACTTGACCCTAGCGGATGTGGTTCTCTACACCCCCTTAGTTCGTTTTGATACCACTTATTACACGGCCTTTCAGGTCAATAAGTACCGCTTAAGTGACTTCCCCAATTTATGGAGTCATTTACAGAAATTACACCAAATTCCTGCCTTCCAGCAATCGACTAACTTTCAAGCCATCAAGGAAGGTACCTACCTGGGTAAGAATGGGCGCGATTCCTTTGGTAAAGAAATTCTCCCCCAAGGGCCAGTTTTGGATATGTGGGAAGTGAAATAA
- the brnQ gene encoding branched-chain amino acid transport system II carrier protein — MSKIALNWKERLIIALMLFGLFFGAGNIIFPVSLGQQAAGNVGLAVTGFNITAVGLPLLAIAAMGFSETESVFQIANKVNRPFAYFFTIALYLTIGPLFATPRLATVSYEVGITDFVPDHLETPALFLYSALFFLLVLFFSLRSSKIIEWVGKYLTPAFLILLAVILIRALFDTGSFRQVLYPTPAYQMAPLAMGLLEGYNTMDSLAGLAFGIIIIQSIREFGIQQPRQISREVMTSGSLSILLMAFIYIALALLGTHSLQFIPLSVNGGQALSLITRHYFGLAGQVLLAVMITVACLKTAIGLVVALAETFAKFHFFNLKQHHWTIIACLLAFLVANIGFEAILSLSLPVLMLLYPLACVLILLSLLPNRWQSPALYQISMAVTFIPACLDFIKASPDFISQSALGSSLTQWASHYLPFFDLGFAWLLPATLTIVLCLIGQKISKSKQ; from the coding sequence ATGTCTAAAATTGCTTTAAATTGGAAAGAGCGGCTGATCATCGCTCTCATGCTCTTTGGCCTTTTTTTTGGAGCCGGTAATATTATCTTTCCCGTCTCCTTAGGTCAACAAGCCGCTGGCAATGTGGGACTGGCCGTGACCGGTTTTAATATTACGGCGGTCGGCTTACCCTTACTCGCCATTGCGGCCATGGGCTTTTCGGAAACGGAATCTGTCTTCCAAATCGCCAATAAGGTCAACCGCCCCTTTGCCTATTTCTTTACCATTGCCCTCTACCTTACCATTGGGCCACTCTTTGCCACACCGCGTTTAGCCACCGTGTCCTACGAGGTCGGCATCACTGATTTTGTCCCTGACCACTTAGAAACTCCCGCCCTGTTCCTATATTCGGCGCTCTTCTTCCTTTTGGTCCTTTTCTTTAGTTTACGCTCTTCCAAGATCATTGAATGGGTGGGAAAATACTTAACCCCAGCCTTTCTCATCTTGTTGGCAGTAATCTTAATTAGAGCCCTATTTGACACGGGTAGCTTTCGCCAGGTGCTCTATCCTACCCCAGCCTACCAGATGGCCCCTTTAGCCATGGGTTTATTAGAAGGTTATAACACCATGGATAGCTTAGCCGGGCTAGCCTTTGGGATTATTATTATTCAATCGATTCGTGAATTTGGCATTCAACAACCTCGGCAAATCTCCCGAGAAGTGATGACGTCGGGCAGCCTAAGTATTCTCTTAATGGCTTTCATCTATATTGCCCTAGCCTTACTTGGCACCCACAGCTTACAATTTATCCCCCTATCCGTAAACGGTGGCCAGGCTTTGTCGCTGATTACCCGTCACTATTTTGGTTTAGCGGGGCAGGTCCTCTTGGCAGTGATGATCACCGTCGCTTGTTTAAAGACCGCCATTGGCTTAGTGGTAGCTCTAGCAGAAACCTTTGCTAAATTTCACTTTTTTAATCTCAAGCAACATCACTGGACCATTATCGCCTGCCTATTAGCCTTTCTGGTGGCCAATATCGGTTTTGAAGCGATTCTATCCCTATCCCTGCCAGTATTGATGTTACTTTATCCTTTGGCTTGTGTGTTAATCTTACTCAGTCTGCTGCCCAATCGCTGGCAAAGTCCCGCTCTCTACCAAATTTCTATGGCGGTGACCTTCATCCCAGCCTGCTTAGACTTTATCAAGGCTTCGCCTGATTTTATTAGCCAAAGCGCCCTGGGAAGTAGTCTAACTCAATGGGCCAGTCATTACCTGCCCTTCTTCGACCTCGGCTTCGCCTGGCTCCTCCCAGCTACGTTAACCATTGTTCTTTGTTTAATAGGGCAAAAGATAAGTAAAAGCAAACAGTAA